Proteins encoded together in one Triticum dicoccoides isolate Atlit2015 ecotype Zavitan chromosome 7B, WEW_v2.0, whole genome shotgun sequence window:
- the LOC119342210 gene encoding uncharacterized protein LOC119342210, whose amino-acid sequence MSAGQPRKRPPNAPPPNHHQQQQQHKRSSKRARGSPLLTLSSHIHLRWDDRSRRALPADDQIGIPWRHLAPFIDSPPRARRALALADVAPVPRRIFSLGDIPLLGGVLSYEVWDACLTEADRRFLARFLPAGSDAEEAVRHLLTGENHHFGNPLVTWSSSLCSAHLHPDAILHKEQQIRADNKAYHALLNNYHSDITETLTRWRDKWLTCDNPKSLFRDNLAKQRRGDRQSSGENVIFSNAPKNAIPMKVVRNGDVTKYMSYIKVSRAQHDLVKRMKQSGDGIQTRHLVGVIGDIDNFHVKPYETLMEDEKQKLHDHWVILSCKELPAAFKARREEKLVAEKLRRSLCLEIAERNMSEVEKAEQLGVRTAEVGQDGAYRNSGTSDGQEELVEHSPQDVPQSGNNSSAGLEDEEDANDTSDTTDTSTDSHDSPNTTDQDGNDGNGTSDTGTSTDSHDGPNVTDQDVMDTNNTNIHTQSQGTSDEQDEEVEKISSTSAKSGDSSDAQDEVPVDISCRNGISQSDPGMADDDMEDTSCNDTTLQDHHIPDMQSQEPKAMSGTISPIQGLNSPNMLVQDCKKTGYIGFPIHVHGGFDEQTDDLKNMCYPSASTGHDNKKEMNGMILDQRETDDISMMPSDSTLSRQTNVEGPELKGPAKCEKELWQSASSVDSFYHPPGNGLYAQSGALQLKHHLSGGPATCMIDLKVDDRRRQQTQIGVPAAQPMSNSASLLQPCTNQLNGEQLLNGTKGVGMVPSYSLGHVNGMKQSMGLHSMTNGHLAQSGLAQEQMQLLGERHSGLYSQQVENNINMYSSATLCTQNSFPMVEPQSFAGHVPADRSRSWFPDEDQPSHNNWSGMGSNGVVLGQDVPGGDGSLLSVLSQYKQQVSSRPPGSDQLLLGGRRNLVAPLGVAENMVLPSPDVYGYTHQNNVASSQVDSNLQWAQGMTHPSSSAACFRQFGGGPWSR is encoded by the exons ATGTCAGCCGGCCAGCCGAGGAAGCGGCCCCCGAACGCGCCGCCGCCcaaccaccaccagcagcagcagcagcacaagaGATCGAGCAAGCGGGCGAGGGGCTCCCCTCTGCTGACCCTCAGCTCTCACATCCACCTCCGCTGGGATGACCGCTCCAGGCGGGCCCTCCCCGCCGACGACCAGATCGGCATCCCCTGGCGCCACCTCGCCCCCTTCATCGACTCCCCGCCCCGCGCCCGccgcgccctcgccctcgccgacgTCGCCCCCGTCCCCAGGCGGATTTTCTCCCTGGGCGACATCCCTCTCCTCGGTGGGGTGTTGTCCTACGAG GTCTGGGACGCCTGCCTGACGGAGGCCGACAGGAGGTTCCTTGCCAGGTTTCTTCCGGCCGGCTCCGATGCCGAGGAAGCAGTGCGCCATTTGCTCACAGGGGAAAATCACCACTTTGGGAACCCCCTTGTAACCTG GTCCTCTTCTCTTTGCTCTGCTCATCTTCATCCAGACGCTATACTTCACAAGGAGCAGCAAATCAGAGCCGATAACAAGGCATATCATGCACTGTTGAACAACTACCATTCCGA CATCACTGAGACCCTCACCAGGTGGAGGGACAAATGGTTAACTTGTGACAATCCAAAAAGCTTGTTCAG GGATAACCTTGCTAAACAGCGACGAGGGGACCGGCAGTCATCCGGAGAAAATGTCATATTTTCTAACGCTCCTAAGAATGCAATACCCATGAAGGTTGTACGAAACGGTGATGTCACAAAGTATATGTCATATATTAAG GTCAGCAGGGCTCAACATGATCTTGTTAAGAGAATGAAACAATCTGGTGATGGCATTCAGACAAGACATCTTGTTGGTGTTATTGGTGATATCGATAACTTTCATGTGAAACCATATGAGACACTGATGGAGGATGAGAAACAGAAACTGCACGATCATTG GGTCATTCTGTCATGTAAAGAACTCCCTGCTGCTTTCAAGGCCCGCCGGGAAGAGAAGTTGGTTGCTGAGAAATTAAGGAGGTCTTTGTGCCTTGAAATTGCAGAGAGGAATATGTCTGAGGTGGAAAAG GCAGAGCAGTTAGGTGTCAGAACCGCAGAAGTTGGGCAAGATGGCGCTTATCGAAATAGTGGCACCTCAGATGGACAGGAAGAACTGGTAGAGCACTCGCCTCAGGATGTGCCGCAATCCGGGAATAATAGCAGCGCAGGTCTTGAAGATGAAGAAGATGCCAATGATACAAGTGATACTACTGATACATCCACAGACTCTCATGACAGCCCAAACACGACAGATCAAGATGGCAATGATGGCAATGGTACGAGTGATACAGGTACATCCACTGACTCTCATGACGGCCCAAACGTGACAGATCAGGATGTTATGGACACGAATAACACGAATATACATACCCAGAGTCAGGGTACCTCAGACGAGCAAGATGAAGAAGTTGAAAAGATTAGCAGCACAAGTGCTAAAAGTGGCGACAGCTCAGACGCGCAAGATGAAGTCCCTGTGGATATAAGCTGTAGGAACGGAATCTCCCAGAGCGATCCAGGCATGGCAGATGATGATATGGAAGACACCAGCTGCAATGATACAACTCTCCAAGACCATCACATTCCAGATATGCAATCTCAGGAGCCCAAGGCCATGAGCGGCACGATCTCACCTATTCAAGGCCTCAACAGCCCGAATATGCTAGTTCAAGATTGCAAGAAGACTGGCTATATAGGTTTTCCTATTCATGTTCATGGCGGTTTCGATGAGCAAACTGACGACTTGAAGAACATGTGCTACCCGAGTGCCTCAACTGGACATGACAATAAAAAAGAGATGAATGGCATGATTCTTGATCAAAGAGAGACTGATGATATCTCAATGATGCCCTCTGATAGTACTTTGAGCAGGCAAACTAATGTGGAAGGTCCTGAACTAAAAGGGCCTGCAAAATGCGAGAAAGAATTATGGCAGTCAGCAAGCTCTGTGGATTCCTTTTACCACCCTCCGGGGAATGGCCTATACGCACAATCAGGTGCCCTGCAGCTTAAACATCATCTGTCTGGAGGGCCAGCAACTTGTATGATTGACTTGAAGGTAGATGACAGACGCAGACAGCAAACTCAAATCGGTGTTCCTGCTGCGCAACCGATGAGCAATTCAGCATCTCTGTTGCAACCATGCACCAACCAGCTAAACGGTGAGCAGCTCCTAAATGGCACAAAGGGTGTCGGAATGGTCCCCTCTTATTCCCTGGGACATGTGAACGGCATGAAACAGTCTATGGGCTTGCATTCCATGACAAACGGACACCTAGCTCAATCTGGCCTGGCCCAAGAGCAGATGCAATTGCTTGGTGAGAGGCACAGCGGACTTTACTCGCAGCAAGTTGAGAACAACATCAACATGTATTCCAGTGCAACGCTCTGTACTCAGAACAGCTTTCCTATGGTCGAGCCGCAAAGTTTTGCGGGTCACGTGCCTGCAGATCGGAGTCGCAGCTGGTTCCCTGATGAGGACCAACCATCACATAATAATTGGTCTGGAATGGGATCAAACGGCGTCGTTTTAGGCCAGGATGTGCCTGGCGGGGATGGGAGTCTTCTGAGCGTCCTGTCCCAGTACAAGCAGCAGGTATCTTCACGCCCGCCGGGCTCTGACCAGCTGCTCCTTGGAGGAAGGAGGAATCTAGTTGCTCCTCTTGGTGTTGCTGAGAACATGGTTCTTCCATCCCCAGATGTGTATGGTTACACCCACCAGAATAATGTGGCAAGCAGCCAGGTAGACAGCAATCTGCAATGGGCACAGGGAATGACCCATCCTTCTTCCTCTGCTGCTTGTTTCAGGCAGTTTGGTGGAGGGCCCTGGTCAAGATAG